The following coding sequences lie in one Myxococcales bacterium genomic window:
- a CDS encoding NnrS family protein: MKTPLLTGPFRPFFLLAGMLALVLVPLWLHVYGGIVVAPSHLGPIGWHAHEMLFGYTSAVIAGFLLTAAANWTGRPTVRPWSLLGLVLVWIAGRIMMWFSARLPFGVVMCTELAFFVGVAVSCAVPIIKTRNFRNLGLVVLVLGLGLCDAAVLMHAYGRMLWLRNPLIVALDTVLIIIAIVGGRIIPNFTRNALGHLTMRARGPIDALALVGVVSVAVIDATPLSSSWMLAAFGTAAGVANLSRMRGWHSLQTIKHPIVFVLHLGYAWLGVGLLLRGLSAWVPDRIPTAAAIHTLSIGAIGTLTLGMMARVALGHTGRKLVFHPTARAAMILMTGTVLVRVFGTLAPRTWYLPSLIVAGTLWTLAFGLFLYHYVPILLAPRPDGRPG; this comes from the coding sequence ATGAAAACTCCTCTGTTAACCGGGCCGTTTCGGCCCTTTTTCTTGCTCGCGGGCATGCTGGCGCTGGTCTTGGTGCCACTTTGGCTGCATGTCTATGGGGGAATCGTGGTGGCGCCAAGCCATCTAGGTCCCATCGGTTGGCACGCGCACGAGATGTTGTTTGGGTACACGTCCGCGGTGATTGCGGGGTTTCTGCTGACGGCTGCGGCCAATTGGACAGGCAGGCCGACGGTGCGGCCCTGGAGCCTTTTGGGGCTTGTGCTCGTGTGGATCGCGGGGCGCATCATGATGTGGTTTTCCGCACGGCTGCCGTTTGGCGTGGTGATGTGCACTGAGCTCGCGTTTTTTGTGGGTGTCGCAGTTTCCTGCGCCGTGCCCATCATCAAAACGCGCAACTTTCGCAATCTGGGCCTGGTCGTGCTTGTTCTTGGTCTTGGCTTGTGTGATGCCGCCGTGCTTATGCACGCCTACGGGCGCATGTTGTGGCTGCGCAATCCGTTAATAGTGGCGCTCGACACGGTGCTTATCATCATTGCCATCGTCGGCGGTCGCATTATTCCGAATTTTACACGCAACGCACTTGGGCACCTGACCATGCGCGCACGGGGACCGATCGATGCGCTCGCGCTTGTCGGAGTGGTTTCCGTAGCGGTGATAGACGCAACGCCCTTGTCGTCGTCGTGGATGCTGGCGGCCTTCGGTACCGCTGCCGGCGTGGCCAATCTTTCGCGCATGCGGGGCTGGCACTCGCTACAAACCATCAAACATCCGATCGTGTTCGTGCTTCACCTGGGATATGCTTGGCTCGGCGTCGGATTGTTGCTGAGAGGTCTCTCGGCGTGGGTGCCGGATCGGATCCCCACGGCGGCGGCAATCCACACGCTAAGTATCGGTGCTATTGGCACCCTCACATTGGGCATGATGGCGCGTGTGGCGCTGGGCCATACCGGCCGCAAGTTGGTGTTTCACCCTACTGCGAGGGCCGCCATGATACTGATGACCGGTACGGTGTTGGTGCGCGTGTTTGGCACCCTGGCGCCTAGGACGTGGTACTTGCCCTCCCTGATTGTGGCAGGCACCTTGTGGACGTTGGCGTTCGGGCTATTTTTATACCACTACGTGCCCATTCTTCTCGCCCCGCGGCCCGATGGCAGGCCCGGCTAG
- a CDS encoding mechanosensitive ion channel family protein codes for MNIQTLAQQLTHTLQKWSDALISMLPNVALALLVVVVFWIGSKVTASVSDRGLKRLHTHRSARELIRAVIRILVFLAGLVIALSILKLDRALASLLAGAGIIGLALGFAFQDLAANFISGVGLSINRPFRVGEIVETNDVFGVVKHVRLRASVVETLDGRVVTIPNKQIFQEKLINHSNRGERRVDLTCGVSYAEDLERVRSTVLKSIDALPQRVRSKPLEFFYEGFGDSSINFSVRFWISYVKEPDYLLAKSDAIMCIRRVFLENDIAIPFPIRTLDFGMKGGNTLSEMLEKGE; via the coding sequence ATGAATATCCAAACGCTAGCCCAACAACTCACCCATACACTACAAAAGTGGAGCGACGCGTTGATCTCGATGCTTCCAAACGTCGCCCTGGCGCTGTTGGTTGTGGTCGTTTTTTGGATTGGCTCTAAAGTCACGGCGAGCGTCAGTGATCGCGGACTCAAGCGCCTTCACACCCATCGGTCGGCCCGAGAATTGATTAGGGCAGTGATTCGTATCCTTGTGTTTCTTGCAGGTTTGGTGATCGCACTGAGCATCCTAAAACTGGATCGGGCGCTCGCATCCCTTTTGGCTGGCGCGGGCATTATCGGCCTCGCCCTTGGTTTCGCGTTTCAAGATCTTGCCGCAAACTTCATATCTGGCGTAGGCCTCTCCATCAATCGCCCTTTTCGCGTCGGAGAGATTGTGGAGACTAACGATGTGTTTGGCGTCGTCAAGCACGTAAGATTGCGTGCCTCCGTGGTGGAAACGCTCGATGGCAGAGTCGTCACCATTCCAAACAAACAAATTTTTCAGGAGAAGCTCATCAACCACTCAAACCGTGGCGAGAGACGCGTGGATCTAACTTGCGGTGTCTCGTACGCTGAGGATTTGGAGCGCGTGAGATCCACGGTGCTAAAGAGCATCGACGCCTTGCCGCAACGCGTCCGTTCCAAACCGTTAGAGTTTTTTTATGAGGGCTTTGGTGATAGCTCGATCAACTTTTCGGTGCGCTTTTGGATCAGCTATGTCAAAGAGCCAGACTACCTTTTGGCGAAAAGCGATGCGATCATGTGCATCCGGCGCGTCTTCCTTGAGAATGACATTGCCATTCCCTTCCCCATTCGAACTTTGGACTTCGGCATGAAAGGCGGGAATACGCTTTCCGAGATGCTGGAAAAGGGGGAATGA
- a CDS encoding pirin family protein has protein sequence MLEQTRHVHQVLSPREQHWVGDGFFVSTVFSPFVVDPQLISPFLMLDYGAPKDFAGSEKQRGVGEHPHRGFETVTFAYSGEIEHRDSNGGGGTIGPGDVQWMTAASGVVHEELFSKEFARTGGTLEMLQLWVNLPARLKMSKPRYQTLPAAAFPTFSVGDAQSRLIAGRFEEHTGPANTYTPMRVLELDFPHGGEARFESPKHHTALAVVLAGALHVTDRQQAKRGDVVLFERGGPRGLALSATQNSKVLMLEGEPLGEPVSAHGPFVMNHPEEIREAIQDYQRGEMGHLP, from the coding sequence ATGCTAGAGCAAACCCGACATGTGCACCAGGTCCTCTCGCCCAGAGAGCAGCACTGGGTCGGCGATGGGTTTTTTGTGAGCACCGTGTTTTCACCCTTTGTGGTCGATCCGCAATTGATCAGCCCGTTCTTGATGCTCGACTACGGTGCCCCCAAGGACTTCGCGGGGAGCGAAAAACAGCGGGGGGTAGGGGAGCATCCTCATCGTGGATTCGAAACCGTCACGTTTGCATATTCAGGCGAGATTGAGCACCGCGATTCGAACGGCGGCGGCGGCACTATCGGTCCGGGGGATGTGCAATGGATGACCGCGGCATCAGGTGTGGTGCACGAGGAGCTGTTTTCTAAAGAGTTCGCTCGGACGGGCGGCACGCTAGAGATGCTGCAACTCTGGGTGAACCTTCCTGCGAGACTAAAAATGAGCAAGCCTCGCTACCAGACATTGCCAGCAGCGGCCTTTCCTACGTTTTCGGTAGGTGATGCGCAGTCGCGGTTGATTGCTGGCCGTTTCGAGGAACATACAGGCCCAGCCAATACATACACACCGATGCGTGTGCTCGAACTTGATTTCCCCCATGGGGGAGAAGCGCGCTTCGAATCCCCCAAACACCATACGGCACTTGCTGTCGTGCTCGCCGGCGCTTTACACGTGACAGATCGCCAACAGGCCAAAAGAGGAGATGTGGTGCTGTTCGAGCGCGGTGGTCCAAGGGGCTTAGCGCTTAGTGCCACACAAAACAGCAAAGTGTTGATGCTTGAAGGCGAACCGTTGGGCGAGCCAGTGAGTGCTCACGGCCCGTTCGTCATGAATCATCCCGAAGAAATCCGCGAGGCCATTCAAGACTACCAACGCGGAGAGATGGGCCACCTCCCGTGA